In Sandaracinaceae bacterium, the genomic window TCGGCCTCGCGACCCTCCGGCGGGCGCTGCGGCGGCTGGGCGGGGACATCGATCTGCTGAGCGCGCTCGGCGCGGGCACGCGCGTGCGGGTCCGGCTCCCGGCCGTCTGAGGGCGCGCTCAGCGGCGGCGGGCGAGGATGCGGTAGACGGGCAGCCCGTCCTCCTCGGCCCGCACCTCGCGGTTCGAGCGCGCCCCGGTGGGGTTCGCCTCGACGCGCCAGCCGTCGGCGGCGGGCACGAACGCGTCGTGGGCGGCCACGGTCGCCTCGTAGGCGTCGGCGCGCTCCTCGACGTCGGTCTGGACGAACAGCTCGCCGCCGGGGGCGAGGAGGCGCGCGAGATCGTCGAGGAAGGTGTCGGTGACGACCATTCGCTTGTGGTGGCGCTTCTTCCACCAGGGATCCGGGAAGTGCACGTAGACCCGCGATAGGCAGCCGGCGGGGCCCGACCGGGCGAGCAGATCGCGCACGTCGGCGCGGTAGGCCCGGGCGTGGGCGAACCCCTCGCGCACGCGCCGCTGCTCGACGCGGTAGGCCCACTTGGCCTTGATCTCCACCCCGATGAGCCGGACCTCGTCGGTCTGCGCCGCCCGCTCGAGGAAGGAGCGGCCGCGGCCGAAGCCCACGTCGAGCTCGATCGGCCCGTTCCCTTCGATCAGCGCGGGCAGGCTCACCTCCCCCTCGGGCGGGGTCGGCGCCATCTCTTCGTAGCGAATCGGGGGCGGGGTCGGCTTCACGGCGGGCGGGGAATATCGCCCGCGAGCGGCGAACGCAATGCGCACCATTCTTGACCCTGGAAGCATCGAGGCGGTATCCAAGGTCCGGCGTACGCAATCCGCGCGCGAGGAGGTTCGAGTGGCGGTGAAGATCCTGGCCGCTGACGACAGTGCGACGATGAGGAAGGTCCTGGAGATGACCTTCGCGGGTGAGGCCGTCGAGATCGAGACGGTCGACAGCGGGGAGGCCGCGGTCCAACGCGCCTCTCAGAGCGCACCCGATCTCGTCATCGCCGACGCCTCGATGAGCACGGACGGCTACGAAGTCGCCCGTCAGCTCAAGGGCAACCCGGCGACCGCCAACGTGGCGGTGATCGTGCTCGCGTCACAACACACCCCGTTCGACGCCGCCAAGGGCAAGGA contains:
- a CDS encoding tRNA (guanine-N7)-methyltransferase; protein product: MKPTPPPIRYEEMAPTPPEGEVSLPALIEGNGPIELDVGFGRGRSFLERAAQTDEVRLIGVEIKAKWAYRVEQRRVREGFAHARAYRADVRDLLARSGPAGCLSRVYVHFPDPWWKKRHHKRMVVTDTFLDDLARLLAPGGELFVQTDVEERADAYEATVAAHDAFVPAADGWRVEANPTGARSNREVRAEEDGLPVYRILARRR